The nucleotide sequence agcTTATGTAATAGTTGCCTCTTCCTCGTAGTTAATTAACAACCTTGTTAATTACACAAACCGTTTAATTCAAAAACTTGCTACATATCCAAAAGTGCCCCACTGTCACGTGTGCGTACAATTTAACGAATAtgtgaaaattaaataatttaaaaacaatttattaatacaaaaatacTATTTATGATTCTGATTAGGTATACTACATTATCTCAGCACCTGAGCTCTCTATACAACAATTTCTTTCACCTATTTTTTTTCTGGTGAAGTTCAAAATAAGCTCCCTTCATAACCTTTTTCTCGAAAATTCTCTCAAGAGTTTCAGAACAAGTACcctcccattttgtattttcgaTTTCGAAAATTTCGAaatttttctaatttaagcatCAAAGCTTAAgcttcaacaaaaataaaacttgtaaaaTTTCACTTTGTTCATCTTTTGTTCTCCCCTCTCATGTATATCGAGATACACAACCAGCCGATTACTTAATTTTCTATTTCGTTTTCCTCGAGAATTTTCtgatttgtttataaattttaaaaaaatttgcagGTTCAAATTATTAATCACACACCTCCAATAAAATTCCATTAAATATCTTCACCCTTCTTGTTATAAAaagcagtgtgtatgtatacacgtgttaTATTTATCGTCCTTAATAGAAATGGTTGTGACAGGGtcatttcaaatgttggcaaacATTCAAATGAGCTTTTTGAAATGTATATTTAATCTGTTAGGAAGAATCACAGGTGTTTACACGCGTGAAGAAACATTTACACAGTTTTAGAAAGTTTTTATTAACCCATGACTACaaaatactgtttatatatagttAGGGTAgtttaaaaatttgaattagATCGGTATACATTCGCCACCACTAGCCGTCATTATTTTATAATGATGGAAGATTTAGCAGTTTTACGAAAAGGCAGAGCTTAAAAATTGAATttgtgatttttgtttgtttgtttccacaTTCGTAtttttcgttatttatttattttattttgaagccACGGAATTCTGGTGGATGTACACCATTTAACCGGCCGTGTTTGGGAGTTTCTTGGGATTTCTGTTTCAATATGGAAGACTGATTCTGtagtaataaaatcaaaatttcgtttttttttttttttatttgcccctCCCTCTACctttcattttaaaactttttcgaCTATTTTTATTGGAAGTTCAGACTTTACGATTCTACAAAAtgtatgttttcaaaatttcaaaataattttctaagtcgaaaattataaaaaaaaaagggagttaCAGATAATTTCGCGCTTTCATGCGACAAACTCTGGGTTTCgtaatatctgtatgtgtacgtcAGGACAATGATAttgcaaattttattttacatataaattatgaaagttttttttcgttttgtttgtaAAGGCGAAGAATGAAACAGCTTGCATTATTTAGCagaagcatatattatatactatatagaaaAGCTACACAGAAACATGTTACaagttttattttacatattttaaaaatcattggaGATAAATTTATGCAATATGTTGTTGAAAAACCATCTGTGTAGATACAAAACTTAATCAGTGTCGGACTATTTCAGCTCGCTGCTTGattcatattaatatttaagCTGGCTCCTAATTCGCCCCTTGGAAGATTCCACGCTGTTTGTACAAATTCCACAAAATAACGAAAATGGCTAATCGTTCTTTCCAAGCAAcaactcaatatttacattctAAGAGGACGTTACTGGGCCAGAAGAGGCAGGCACGATACAGGTGGTGGAAGTAGGAGAGATGGGTGAATTAAGAGTGGAGGTGGCATGAAACCAGCCACCTCCAAGCAGCAGAGCAATTGTAGtagctgtagaaaaaaaaaaaaaaaaagtatatctttGGTCTAGAGGTTGGTGAATGACTTCATGCCAATCAGTTCCTTTGGTGGGGAGAGAGGTATGATCTACAATGTATGTGTAGTGGCAACACAGTCTCCGATGTAGGGACAGTACTCAATTGTGGGGTCTCACTTGAGATATGTAAAAGGGTAGTAATGTTTAGAGGCAAAGGTATTTTTTAGGCTCTGCAAAAGGCCAGTCTCTGCTATGTTGAGGGTGTGTTCATTTGGAAAGATTTTCATTGATGGCAGTGAAAGCACTTGTAGAAATACTGGGGCTCCTACTTTAATGCTTTTCATGTTTAGCAGTGAGTGGAATatagtattgttttatttatgtgttgtaattttaaaaagatttttgtgAAGAAGACTGAGTAAATGTCCATCAATGAGAATGAAAACCACTTGCCAATTTATTCTGATGATGGCTCCATAACTCAGGGAGGTCAGTGACTTCAAGTACCTCAGGCCTTATGTTGTTCACAGTAAGAAAGGCTTCCTGACACACTAAAGACAATCCTATGTTACATGTAACAAGCTTCAAAACATCTGGCAATCGAGCATTTCAAAGTCAACAATGTTGGCCTTCTCTCTGGGCATTTGTAGAGAGTATTCTTTTCTCTGGAGTTGAAACGAGGATTGTGAAGGAGCAGCTTCAAGACTGCCTTGATGGTACATATGCCAAGCTTTTTATTGCTCAGAGCATCTTATTGCATGACCTTCAGACCAATGAGAAGGTTTATGGATACATTCTACTCAGCTCTAGTATTATTTAATGTAGAGTAGGCTTTGTTTGCCACTGCTATTGTGCTGATCACTTGACCATATCAGATGTTATTTGTATGGTTCTGCACGATTATAAAGGATGAAAGCCATTCAACTgtattgttgctgttggcagAGACATGCAGTATGAAACTGAAAGCCTACAAAAGCTAACGTGGGACAGAATTTTGATGTGACAGCCATTTGAAGTGTTTTTGTATTATAGAAAGATGTGACTGGTAAAACTCTTGGATAATTCTTTTGATATTTCTGCTTATGGAGTCAGTGCAGTTATAATGTAAGATAAGGCtaactctttaaccctttagcatttaaaccagccatatccggccaaaagtattctgcctgttttatggtcaaactggccagatctggtctctcacaccaaccctacaatatcgttttaaaaattaacagttacctcatcaaaatttcatagctacaagataatgcatgattagttcaaaacaatgtggattaaaaagcattaattttggcacaataatgcgaacactaaagggttaaggagaaTGGTATGGAATAAATGCTGTTACTGGTGATGGCATATAGGTTGTTAATGTATATGGGAGAAGGGAAGAAAACCAAACTATGGAGAACATATAATTTTGGTAGTGTTGGTCAGAGAGAACTCCAATCATGCATGCTATTGTTGCACTGATCCAGATAAGATGAGATACTGATAAATCTCTCAATTTTGCATGCTATACATGAATGTTTGCATCAGATTTTTTGAGGGCAAGGACTCATAGACAAGTAATGTAGACGAGTAGATGTCTGGTGAATTTGGTTTTGCAGAAACCATACTGGTGGTAATTTAAGAGGATGAGATAATTAACATTTTGGAGAATGTGGCTGTTAATGATTGTCTCCTTCATCATTGAGATATTGCAAGTAGCTATTACAACAATATTTGCTAGGGTCAGGAAAGGTACTCTTCTTAAAGAGGAACATACTGTAACATGGGTTCCAAAGATCTAGATGGGTCCCGAAAGAAGAGATTGAAGAGTTTGGTGAGGATAAGAGTTCACTTTTGGGCACATAGTTTGGAGGAGGTGTCAAGGCAGTGGTCTGTTACTTTGATGCGAGGTACTTCCACCCTTGGTATGTATGTCATGTAGTGAGCCTCATAGGATAGAAAGGGATAGTTTAGAAGATATATTCCAGTGTGTACAGCATGGTGTTGGATGCTATGTGGACAGCAAATATGCAGGCTTTCTCTACGAGAATTACTTATAGAACCTTCATAGGTGAGATGTGGAGGGATATAAAGAGAATTCTGCCAAGTTAATAGAAATACTTTTTGGTCAAGGATTAAAAGTTTTGGTTGGAGAGAGCCTATAGGGTGTGTGATGCATGGAAGCAAGAAAGTTCTGCTGTGTTGTGTGCATATGGGTGATGCTTGTGTGTGACATTTCAAAAAGTAGAAAACTAATGACACATGCAtaggagggtgtgtgtgtgtgtgatgagagtaagaaaagtaaaaagtatCATTAATGTACAGGAGGAAGAGTTTTTGTGTATGTCAGATTTGATGAAATGTAAGTTTGAGTGAGAGATCAAATAGCACTGTGTGATAGAGCAGGAAATTTCCATTCTAAGAGAAATGGAATCAATAAGCATGCAACTTTAGATATTCTGATGTCAGAGTTGACCAATTGTTGATGTGAAAGGCAACTGTATTGCTCAAAATAAGGGCAGCCATTTGTGTATTAGAGAGTGTTAGGTTTGGCTCTACAGAAACTGTACATGTGGTCACTGAACTTAAGagcttaaccttttagcatttaaaccagccatatctatcTCAGATATtataccagttttatgttcaaactggccagatctggtctttcacacctaccccacaatgtcatGGTAAAAATaatcccatcattgaaatcttgaagctatgagataatgcatgattaattcatataagcattacttttgTCATCGTAATTTGAATCCTAGAGGATTAAGGTAATAAAATTAGGTGGATTTACAACTGTTGCCATTAATCAGTTGAGAGAAAGGATGAACTTAGTAAGGGCCAGAGATGAGCAACAGAGCAGATTGTATCATGACAAGTCAAAGTTTGTGTAATCTAACAAGTTCTTTGTATTTGGTGTATCTGGTAGTGAGACACTGgccttggtgtgtttacattcccataacttagtggtttagcaaagaaactaatagaatatgtgctaggtttaaaaaataactcCTGTGGTTGAATTGTCCGACTAAAACCctacaaggtggtgctccagcatagctgcagtcaaatgaccaaaataaatacacacatataaactcatacacacaatgggcttccactcagtttcttGCTATCAGATTCACtcaaaggcattggttggcccagggctgctgtaggggacacttgcccaagtgtcaCAATCTTATTGACATGTAAGGTAGATTGATAAAGAATTGAATTAAACCAAAAGGCAGGATGCCTTGAATCGTTATTTACTACAAGAATGTGTGATTTTACTGGGTGTCTGTAGCCAATGATGAAGTTAAAGTTAGGCTTGagctctctatcatcatcatcatttagtgtccattatctatgctggcatgggttggacagtttgactggcaCTGGTAAGCTGGAGTGCTATACCAGACTTTTggtttggtgtctatggctggattCTTTCTTCATGCCAGctactctaagagtgtagtgagtgccttTTGTGTACTGCTGGCATGGAtgccttttgtgtatatattcacattccATTGCTCtttataattttatacttttCTATTATTTCAGGGAATCTCTCGCGAATGGTCATGGAATGAAAAGAGGTTAGATGTGGTTGGAGGATGATTTCATCAAAAAGACATGTGACATCAATGGTATAATCTTGAAGTAACTTCCAAAATTATTAAGAAAAGATTTACGTTTATAGTTTCTGACTGGCAGACAACACTATGGAGGAAACCGCATGTAAGAGTGAGGTTCCTAATGAAACAGACACTCATAAGAAAGATTTATCTCCTAAGATGCAGATTGAGGCAGTGAAGAAATCACACACTTGCGATGTGTGCTTCAAGCTCTTCAATGACATTGAAAGTTTGACAAATCACAAATATATCCACATAGATAAAAAGCCGTACAAGTGTGACACCTGTGATAAAACATTCTCACGGAAAACTAAATTAACTCTCCATGAACTTACACATGTGAGTGAAAGCCCAAgctattgtgatgtctgtggcaaAACATTCTTGTCATTAGACAGTTTATGTAATCATAAATGTATCTCGCCAGAGATTAAGGtgtaccattgtgatatctgtggtaagaaaTTTTCTAAAAGTAAGATGTTAGCTAGCCATAAGTGCACTCACACCGATGAGAAACCATAcgaatgtgatatctgtggtaaggtGTTCTCTAAACTTGTGAGTTTAAAttatcacaaacatattcactcaggagagaaaccattcaaATGTGATAGCTGTAGTAGTGCATTTTCTCGGAAAGAATACTTGAAACGTCACaggcgtattcatactggggaaaagccatatgaatgtgacatctgtggtaaatcattctctggtagTGCAAATCTAACTTGTCATAAGCGCAaacatacaggtgaaaaaccatacgagtgtaatatctgtggtaaaacattctcgaCAACTGGAAATTTATCTTGCCATAAACGTATTCATTCGGATAAGAAGCCATacaagtgtgatatctgtggtaaagcattctctcaaagtggacaCTTAACTAATCATCAAActgttcacacaggtgagaaaccattcaGCTGTGATTTCTGCGGTAAAACATTTTCAATTACTGGAGATTTAACTCGTCACAGACGCATTCACACTGTTGAGAGACCTTTCCCGTGTGATGTCTGTGATAAAAAGTTCACAACCAATGAACATTTAGCTTCTCATAAACTTATTCACTCAGAGAAATCTCATGAGTGTGATGTCTGTAGTAAGATATTCTCAAGGAAAAGATATTTAATTAGGCACAAACGTATCCACAATAAGAAGAAACCTTacaactgtgatatctgtggtaaatcattccctatCCATGCAGATTTTGCTATTCACAAGCATGTTCACACTGGTCAGAAATTGCACAAGTGTGATATCTGTAATAAAGTATTTGCGCAGAAGAGGTATTTACTTAGGCACAGACGTACTCATAAAGGTGAGGAGTCTTACCAAAGTAATGATGTCTCTGgtgaaaaattaactgaaactgaAAATTCAACACCTCTTAATAAAGATACTCCCACAGACAACTCAAAccagtgtgatgtctgtggtaaagtATTTGCACTGAAGAGATATTTAATTaggcacaaacacattcacacaaaggATTACCATTGTGACatatgtggtaaaacattctctcgaAATTACTATTTGGTGCTTCATAAACGTACTCACaatggagaaaaaccatattcttgtgatatttgtggtaagacATTCTCTACAAGTAACATTTTAACAGAGCATAAATGTATTCACGCAAATGAACAACCATACCAAAATGATGTCTATTGTAACCAATTCTCACATAACAATACTATAGATACCCACCATCAGAAAAGTAAAGAATTCTTTAGTGCACCACAAAGCCTGGAAGCTCCCATGCCTCCCAAACTGCAGCAGAGTCATTTGGTTCCTTGCCAAGAGAATTCATGGAATC is from Octopus sinensis linkage group LG7, ASM634580v1, whole genome shotgun sequence and encodes:
- the LOC115214022 gene encoding zinc finger protein 883-like — encoded protein: MEETACKSEVPNETDTHKKDLSPKMQIEAVKKSHTCDVCFKLFNDIESLTNHKYIHIDKKPYKCDTCDKTFSRKTKLTLHELTHVSESPSYCDVCGKTFLSLDSLCNHKCISPEIKVYHCDICGKKFSKSKMLASHKCTHTDEKPYECDICGKVFSKLVSLNYHKHIHSGEKPFKCDSCSSAFSRKEYLKRHRRIHTGEKPYECDICGKSFSGSANLTCHKRKHTGEKPYECNICGKTFSTTGNLSCHKRIHSDKKPYKCDICGKAFSQSGHLTNHQTVHTGEKPFSCDFCGKTFSITGDLTRHRRIHTVERPFPCDVCDKKFTTNEHLASHKLIHSEKSHECDVCSKIFSRKRYLIRHKRIHNKKKPYNCDICGKSFPIHADFAIHKHVHTGQKLHKCDICNKVFAQKRYLLRHRRTHKGEESYQSNDVSGEKLTETENSTPLNKDTPTDNSNQCDVCGKVFALKRYLIRHKHIHTKDYHCDICGKTFSRNYYLVLHKRTHNGEKPYSCDICGKTFSTSNILTEHKCIHANEQPYQNDVYCNQFSHNNTIDTHHQKSKEFFSAPQSLEAPMPPKLQQSHLVPCQENSWNPPPHQYTTHPL